The Streptomyces sp. HSG2 genome has a segment encoding these proteins:
- a CDS encoding response regulator transcription factor, producing MTTTSPQGRTELLRPDGSPVRVLVVDDEQSITELLSMALRYEGWQIRSAGDGHGALRSAREFRPDAVVLDMMLPDMDGLSVLGRLRRDLPEVPVLFLTAKDAVEDRIAGLTAGGDDYVTKPFSLEEVVARLRGLIRRSGAADRRSESLLVVGDLTLDEDSHEVTRAGDGIHLTATEFELLRFLMRNPRRVLSKAQILDRVWSYDFGGQANIVELYISYLRRKIDAGREPMIHTRRGAGYMIKPAAS from the coding sequence ATGACCACGACCTCGCCCCAGGGGCGCACCGAACTGCTGAGGCCGGACGGGAGCCCCGTCCGGGTACTCGTGGTGGACGACGAGCAGTCGATCACCGAGCTGCTCTCCATGGCCCTCCGCTACGAGGGCTGGCAGATCCGCAGCGCCGGCGACGGACACGGGGCCCTCCGGTCCGCGCGGGAGTTCCGGCCGGACGCCGTCGTCCTGGACATGATGTTGCCCGACATGGACGGGTTGAGCGTGCTCGGCCGGCTGCGCCGGGACCTGCCCGAGGTGCCGGTGCTGTTCCTCACGGCCAAGGACGCCGTGGAGGACCGGATCGCGGGTCTCACCGCCGGTGGTGACGACTACGTCACCAAGCCCTTCAGCCTGGAGGAGGTGGTGGCCCGGCTGAGGGGGTTGATCCGCCGCTCGGGCGCGGCGGACCGGCGCTCGGAGTCCCTGCTGGTCGTCGGCGATCTCACCCTGGACGAGGACAGTCACGAGGTGACCCGTGCCGGGGACGGCATCCACCTCACCGCCACCGAGTTCGAGCTGTTGCGTTTCCTGATGCGCAACCCCCGGCGGGTGCTCAGCAAGGCGCAGATCCTCGACCGGGTCTGGTCGTACGACTTCGGTGGGCAGGCGAACATCGTCGAGCTGTACATCTCCTACCTGCGCCGGAAGATCGACGCCGGGCGGGAGCCGATGATCCACACCCGCCGTGGCGCCGGTTACATGATCAAGCCAGCGGCGTCGTGA
- a CDS encoding PAS domain-containing protein, protein MSSRPSRGAARLAAILDALPDALVLVNANGTVVNANTIALEAFEAPGTALVGRGLLDLLPDFDSKLIPGSMRRPDHLDPRARTKPTRMRARRTDGSEFPVEVTSANLESGQQAYDGYGHSGAELLMLVVRDLTGTVDTEAELARSQRQTEMILRAAAEGVVGTDTDGRIVLVNPAAAQILGYRAGELGGRELHTLVLHSRADGSPFPFDESPLADTLRSGRKHRVRGQVLYAKDGGPVPVDLTTSPVRDGDQLVGAVMTFTDRRPYDAVVREKEAAERGHAEELKRLAEEHAGELAALRRNHESALAEAQDEHRRTLTAQEERHAALGEREARRHDALSARHDQLLTLLGDSLRGPLEELRRELSALAADDAGQLWPEANQVLHHLSAGYSRITTLIDNVLDYQRLDAEGGGISRESTPLDAVVSAGVDGAVELVGPGRLQFAVHAPPIEARVDHRLLATALAHLVADVAGVDATGNAPVATGGYLDNTVVIAAAQRGPVARVEVRGPYAGGDPVHQPIVRGIVRAHGGVLQTHDVPGTGVSAYVLEVPLDATSRTARSDHEDTDTEAERRRVAASPPAPGDTTRDAEATKPPLGGTTPTDTGNAARGTEPNSAGGGRRRAHRSSVDAFLESEVPGPTTPDEASERPDGVPTGRRRRAAGQEVARVPAQATGGHADGTGRRRGRPAEGSGSDVAEGAVTTAAEHAAGAAASGHGLGGTVPPGGVPTTPQNLPASPRPRGALASSEHRARHESPARHALPAARPAPGGGEARTAPAHGRRQAPAARETGGGAQDTEARQVFALPPAAADRRDGSAAGVPDREVPRPRAGEPAPVAPPSPAPPSQASPPRAGEAARNTVRDRLPTRPAPRRSDEPGTDERIERAPSLEGVGPPLPRREAPVAAAARVAPAPSVPGARVEAAPAVPSPTPAGGSAPAASRPDPAPALSGSGPAERPADAPPADGGAVEEAAAASDPAPDATPKWSLPAAPAAAPTAWPSAPGNGARGAVDPDTPEAATPSDGAPASAEPSPTPVPGATRAPSVPPGATPPTSLPSRADGPRTLGGGLPLPPENGTRAAQPLPAEAAGADSTAPDGPQNGAISVRTLGQGVPFNRPTAAAEAPLAGTAPPSSGPGRRRKLAAPPDSTADGPERPAPLGREKGRAFSPPAGRTPSSGSAARRRPTAPAQRPAAAGPLPAPEAGGRSYAIGAPDENASEGPEPLDGPGGAVEVPNTPGTPAMDDELPPEPLDNPRRVLVWPAPDGATQRALSERGYRSVVAHSREDIDSQLASSPAALFVDPLTRPITRAALQSLRQAAVTAGVPVLVTAGLGQASREAAYGADPAVLLKALAPRDSEQHPPRVLLIEEHAEISLALTGTLEQRGMQVARAAGDADAVALAGQFRPNLVVMDLTQVRLDRTGIVDWLRGNGRLDRTPLVVYTAAVERADLPRLASGETVLFLAERSTSPDAQSRIAELLARIGTN, encoded by the coding sequence GTGAGCAGCAGGCCATCCCGAGGCGCTGCTCGCCTCGCGGCGATACTCGACGCCCTCCCCGACGCGTTGGTCCTGGTCAACGCCAACGGCACCGTCGTCAACGCCAACACCATCGCCTTGGAGGCCTTCGAGGCCCCGGGAACCGCTCTGGTCGGGCGGGGTCTTCTGGACCTGCTGCCCGATTTCGACTCCAAGCTCATCCCCGGGTCCATGAGGCGACCGGACCACCTCGACCCCCGGGCCCGGACCAAGCCCACCCGGATGCGGGCGCGAAGGACGGACGGCTCCGAGTTCCCCGTCGAGGTGACGAGCGCCAACCTCGAATCGGGCCAGCAGGCGTACGACGGCTACGGACACTCCGGCGCCGAGCTGCTCATGCTCGTCGTCCGCGACCTCACCGGCACCGTCGACACCGAGGCCGAACTGGCCCGTTCGCAGCGCCAGACGGAGATGATCCTGCGAGCCGCGGCGGAGGGGGTCGTGGGCACCGACACCGACGGTCGGATCGTGCTGGTCAACCCGGCCGCCGCCCAGATACTGGGTTACCGGGCCGGGGAGTTGGGCGGACGCGAACTCCACACGCTCGTCCTCCACTCGCGCGCGGACGGCTCTCCCTTCCCCTTCGACGAGTCACCACTGGCCGACACCCTGCGCTCCGGTCGCAAGCACCGCGTCCGCGGGCAGGTGTTGTACGCCAAGGACGGCGGCCCGGTGCCCGTCGACCTGACCACCTCGCCCGTCCGCGACGGCGACCAGCTCGTGGGGGCGGTGATGACCTTCACCGACCGCCGCCCCTACGACGCCGTGGTACGGGAGAAGGAGGCCGCCGAGCGCGGCCACGCCGAAGAGCTGAAGCGCCTCGCCGAGGAGCACGCAGGCGAACTCGCCGCGCTCCGCCGGAACCACGAGTCCGCCTTGGCCGAGGCCCAGGACGAGCACCGACGGACGCTGACCGCCCAAGAGGAGCGACACGCCGCCCTCGGCGAGCGCGAGGCGCGTCGTCACGACGCGTTGAGCGCCCGGCACGATCAACTGCTCACACTGCTGGGGGACTCGCTGCGCGGGCCTCTGGAGGAACTGCGTCGCGAGCTGTCGGCGCTCGCCGCCGACGACGCCGGCCAACTCTGGCCCGAGGCCAACCAGGTGCTGCACCACCTCTCCGCCGGCTACTCCCGGATCACCACCCTGATCGACAACGTCCTCGACTACCAACGACTCGACGCCGAGGGCGGCGGGATCTCCCGGGAGTCGACCCCGCTCGACGCGGTCGTCTCCGCCGGCGTCGACGGTGCCGTGGAGCTGGTGGGGCCGGGGCGACTGCAGTTCGCCGTCCACGCGCCGCCGATCGAGGCCCGCGTCGACCACCGGCTGCTCGCCACCGCGCTGGCCCATCTCGTCGCGGACGTCGCCGGCGTCGACGCCACCGGCAACGCGCCGGTGGCGACCGGCGGATACCTGGACAACACGGTGGTGATCGCGGCGGCACAACGCGGTCCGGTGGCCCGTGTCGAGGTGCGCGGGCCATACGCCGGAGGAGATCCGGTGCATCAGCCGATCGTGCGGGGGATCGTCCGTGCGCACGGTGGCGTGTTGCAGACGCACGACGTGCCGGGCACCGGCGTCAGCGCCTACGTCCTGGAAGTCCCGCTCGACGCGACCTCGCGGACGGCCCGATCCGATCACGAGGACACCGACACGGAAGCCGAGCGTCGCCGGGTCGCCGCAAGCCCCCCCGCCCCCGGCGACACCACACGCGACGCCGAGGCGACGAAACCCCCGCTCGGCGGAACGACCCCGACCGACACGGGGAACGCGGCCCGAGGCACCGAACCGAACTCGGCCGGAGGCGGTCGCCGCCGAGCCCATCGGTCGTCGGTGGACGCGTTCCTGGAGAGCGAGGTGCCCGGCCCGACCACGCCGGACGAGGCGTCGGAGCGCCCGGACGGCGTCCCGACCGGACGCCGGCGACGGGCGGCGGGGCAGGAGGTCGCGCGCGTGCCCGCGCAGGCGACGGGCGGACACGCCGACGGCACGGGCCGTCGACGAGGGCGACCGGCCGAGGGTTCCGGCTCGGACGTCGCGGAGGGTGCCGTCACCACGGCGGCCGAGCACGCGGCGGGTGCCGCGGCCTCGGGGCACGGTCTCGGCGGGACGGTACCGCCCGGAGGCGTGCCGACGACACCGCAGAACCTGCCGGCCTCGCCCCGCCCCCGGGGGGCGCTCGCCTCCTCCGAGCACCGGGCACGCCATGAGTCCCCCGCTCGGCACGCGCTTCCGGCCGCGCGCCCGGCGCCCGGCGGGGGGGAGGCGCGCACGGCTCCGGCGCACGGTCGCCGACAGGCCCCCGCGGCCCGGGAGACGGGCGGCGGCGCCCAGGACACCGAGGCGCGCCAGGTCTTCGCCCTGCCACCCGCCGCGGCCGACCGGAGGGACGGCTCCGCCGCTGGCGTCCCGGACCGGGAAGTGCCCCGCCCTCGGGCGGGAGAGCCGGCACCGGTGGCGCCTCCTTCCCCGGCGCCTCCTTCCCAGGCGTCCCCGCCGCGCGCGGGCGAGGCCGCGCGGAACACGGTGCGCGACCGGCTGCCCACCCGGCCGGCGCCCCGGCGTTCCGACGAGCCGGGCACCGACGAACGGATCGAGCGGGCCCCCTCCTTGGAGGGGGTTGGTCCGCCGCTGCCCCGCCGCGAGGCTCCCGTCGCCGCCGCGGCGCGTGTCGCCCCCGCCCCCTCGGTGCCGGGTGCCCGCGTGGAGGCCGCGCCGGCCGTGCCGTCCCCGACTCCGGCCGGTGGCTCGGCGCCCGCCGCCTCGCGGCCCGACCCGGCCCCGGCGCTCTCGGGATCCGGCCCGGCCGAACGCCCCGCGGACGCCCCGCCCGCGGACGGGGGGGCGGTCGAGGAGGCCGCTGCGGCATCCGATCCGGCCCCGGACGCCACACCGAAGTGGTCGCTCCCGGCCGCTCCGGCGGCGGCGCCGACGGCGTGGCCCTCGGCTCCGGGGAACGGTGCGCGGGGGGCGGTCGATCCTGACACGCCGGAGGCAGCCACCCCCTCGGACGGGGCCCCCGCTTCGGCCGAGCCCTCGCCGACGCCGGTGCCCGGGGCGACGCGCGCCCCGTCGGTCCCGCCCGGCGCGACGCCCCCGACGTCCCTCCCGAGCCGGGCTGACGGACCCAGGACCCTGGGCGGGGGCCTCCCGCTGCCCCCGGAGAACGGCACCAGGGCCGCTCAGCCCCTGCCCGCCGAAGCGGCCGGAGCGGACTCGACGGCCCCGGACGGCCCGCAGAACGGCGCGATCAGCGTCCGGACCCTGGGCCAAGGCGTTCCGTTCAACCGTCCGACGGCCGCGGCCGAAGCGCCGCTCGCGGGCACCGCGCCGCCGTCGAGCGGCCCCGGGCGCCGTCGCAAACTGGCGGCCCCGCCCGACTCGACGGCGGACGGACCGGAGCGTCCGGCTCCGCTCGGGCGGGAGAAGGGGCGGGCGTTCTCGCCCCCCGCGGGCAGGACCCCGTCCTCGGGGTCGGCCGCCCGTCGGCGGCCCACCGCGCCGGCCCAGCGGCCCGCGGCGGCCGGGCCGCTGCCCGCGCCCGAAGCGGGCGGTCGTTCCTACGCGATAGGCGCGCCGGACGAGAACGCCTCCGAGGGCCCCGAACCCCTGGACGGTCCGGGCGGTGCCGTGGAGGTCCCGAACACCCCGGGGACCCCCGCGATGGACGACGAACTGCCTCCGGAGCCGCTGGACAACCCGCGCCGTGTGCTGGTCTGGCCCGCGCCGGACGGCGCCACGCAGCGGGCGCTGAGCGAGCGCGGGTACCGTTCCGTCGTGGCGCACTCGCGGGAGGACATCGACTCCCAGCTCGCCTCCTCGCCCGCGGCGCTGTTCGTCGATCCGCTGACCCGCCCGATCACGCGTGCCGCGTTGCAGTCGCTGCGTCAGGCCGCGGTCACCGCCGGAGTGCCGGTGCTGGTGACGGCGGGCCTCGGTCAGGCGTCGCGAGAGGCGGCGTACGGCGCGGATCCCGCCGTGCTGTTGAAGGCGCTGGCGCCTCGGGACAGCGAGCAGCATCCGCCGCGGGTGCTGCTGATCGAGGAGCACGCGGAGATCTCGCTGGCCCTCACCGGGACGCTGGAGCAACGAGGCATGCAGGTCGCGCGCGCCGCCGGGGACGCGGACGCGGTCGCCTTGGCGGGGCAGTTCCGGCCGAACCTGGTCGTGATGGATCTGACGCAGGTCCGCCTCGACCGGACGGGGATCGTCGACTGGCTGCGCGGCAACGGGCGACTCGACCGCACGCCTCTGGTCGTGTACACGGCCGCCGTGGAGCGTGCCGACCTGCCGCGACTGGCGTCGGGCGAGACCGTGTTGTTCCTGGCGGAACGGTCGACGAGCCCGGACGCGCAGTCACGCATCGCGGAGCTGCTCGCCAGGATCGGGACCAACTGA
- a CDS encoding amidohydrolase family protein — MCDHETGSENLARASQAREGGHGDTEEAAEVRAFAADLGVPGLVDVHTHFMPESVMRKVWSYFDGVGPLTGGILWPITYRRAEEERVALLRSFGVRAFTAMIYPHKPGMATWLNDWAADFAGRTPDCLRTATLYPEPGVTAYVERAVASGARIFKAHVQVGAYDPADEALDAAWGVLADAGVPVVIHCGSGPAPGKHTGPEPIARVLARHPRLRLIVAHLGTPEYEDFLDLAERYPAVCLDTTMAFTDLCERLAPFPRRALPRLAGLGDRVLLGSDFPNIPHPYSHQLRVLERLGLGDAWLRAVCHDNGARLFGIT, encoded by the coding sequence ATGTGCGACCACGAAACGGGGTCCGAGAACCTCGCCCGAGCCTCCCAGGCTAGGGAGGGCGGACACGGCGACACCGAAGAAGCGGCGGAGGTGCGCGCGTTCGCGGCCGACTTGGGCGTGCCGGGCCTCGTCGACGTCCACACGCACTTCATGCCCGAGAGCGTGATGCGGAAGGTGTGGAGCTACTTCGACGGCGTCGGGCCGCTCACCGGGGGGATCCTCTGGCCGATCACCTACCGAAGGGCCGAGGAGGAGCGCGTGGCGCTGCTGAGGAGCTTCGGCGTGCGCGCCTTCACGGCCATGATCTACCCGCACAAGCCGGGCATGGCCACCTGGCTCAACGACTGGGCCGCCGACTTCGCCGGCCGCACACCGGATTGCCTGCGCACCGCCACGCTCTACCCGGAGCCGGGCGTCACCGCCTACGTGGAGCGGGCGGTGGCCTCCGGGGCGCGGATCTTCAAGGCGCATGTGCAGGTGGGAGCGTACGACCCGGCGGACGAGGCGCTGGACGCGGCCTGGGGTGTCCTCGCGGACGCCGGTGTGCCCGTGGTGATCCACTGCGGCTCGGGCCCGGCCCCCGGCAAGCACACCGGGCCGGAGCCGATCGCGCGCGTGCTGGCGCGCCATCCCCGGTTGCGGCTGATCGTCGCGCACCTCGGCACACCGGAGTACGAGGACTTCCTGGACCTGGCCGAGCGGTATCCCGCCGTGTGCCTCGACACGACCATGGCCTTCACGGATCTGTGCGAGCGGCTCGCCCCCTTTCCGCGGCGGGCGCTCCCGCGGCTGGCCGGGCTCGGGGACCGCGTCCTGCTGGGAAGCGATTTCCCCAACATCCCTCACCCCTACTCCCACCAGCTTCGGGTCCTGGAGCGCCTGGGGTTGGGCGACGCGTGGTTGCGGGCGGTCTGTCACGACAACGGGGCGCGCCTGTTCGGTATCACGTGA
- a CDS encoding SSI family serine proteinase inhibitor encodes MFRLTRAIGAAVLSGVIALVPSASASATPDAPDRPTPATPPARDADRLIVTITGAGATSDGVHELRCRPTGGNHPAPEAACAAVERETRSGADVFAPVPEGTVCTLQYGGPAVARVSGTWGGVDVDARYDRGDGCEIARWDRLVPLLPDMRSDRGIWKATDDTRRSAAREATGAWRLEEVLGGAWPGALR; translated from the coding sequence ATGTTCCGACTCACTCGCGCCATCGGCGCCGCCGTCCTGTCCGGCGTCATCGCTCTCGTCCCCTCCGCCTCGGCATCGGCGACACCCGACGCCCCGGACCGTCCGACGCCGGCGACGCCGCCCGCCCGCGACGCCGACCGACTGATCGTGACGATCACGGGCGCGGGCGCGACGTCGGACGGGGTCCACGAACTGCGCTGCCGGCCGACCGGCGGGAACCACCCGGCCCCGGAGGCCGCCTGCGCCGCCGTCGAGCGGGAAACGCGTTCCGGTGCCGACGTCTTCGCCCCCGTGCCGGAAGGAACCGTCTGCACCCTCCAGTACGGCGGTCCGGCGGTGGCACGCGTCTCGGGTACCTGGGGCGGCGTCGACGTGGACGCCCGCTACGACCGCGGCGACGGTTGCGAGATCGCGCGATGGGACCGACTGGTGCCCCTCCTGCCCGACATGCGGTCGGACCGGGGGATCTGGAAGGCGACGGACGACACTCGCCGGTCCGCGGCTCGGGAGGCGACGGGAGCGTGGAGGCTCGAAGAGGTGCTCGGTGGCGCGTGGCCGGGCGCGCTCCGCTAG
- a CDS encoding SigE family RNA polymerase sigma factor has product MTTLLRTSVSETAGPVTRTTLYPSFSAYLRSRHPALSRTARSLTSNPSDAEDLLQTALVKTYVAWERIEDHRALDGYVRRTLVNTRTSQWRRRRVEEYCCDEPPEPRSIEGDPSERQALRDAVWRAILRLPARQRAMVVLRYYEDLSEARTAEVLGVSVGTVKSAVSRALARLRDDPELDPIR; this is encoded by the coding sequence ATGACCACACTTCTCCGCACCAGCGTTTCGGAGACCGCCGGCCCGGTGACGCGGACCACGCTCTATCCGTCGTTCTCCGCCTACCTCAGGTCCCGGCACCCGGCGTTGTCCCGCACCGCGCGGTCGCTGACGTCGAACCCGAGCGACGCCGAGGATCTGTTGCAGACGGCGCTGGTCAAGACGTATGTCGCGTGGGAGCGCATAGAGGACCACCGTGCGCTGGACGGCTACGTCCGTCGGACGCTGGTGAACACCAGGACCTCGCAGTGGCGCAGGCGGCGGGTGGAGGAGTACTGCTGTGACGAGCCGCCCGAGCCGCGTTCGATCGAGGGTGATCCGTCGGAGCGGCAGGCGCTGCGCGACGCCGTGTGGCGGGCGATCCTCAGGCTTCCGGCGCGACAGCGCGCGATGGTGGTCCTGAGGTACTACGAGGACCTGAGCGAGGCGCGCACGGCCGAGGTTCTCGGTGTCTCCGTGGGGACGGTGAAGTCGGCGGTGTCGCGAGCCCTCGCTCGACTGCGGGACGACCCGGAGCTGGATCCGATCCGGTGA
- a CDS encoding long-chain fatty acid--CoA ligase, translating into MQDVPLLISRILIHGSTIHGNSQVTTWTGEAEPHRRSFAEIGARAARLAHALREDLGVVEGDRVATLAWNNAEHVETYFAVPSMGAVLHTLNLRLPPEQLAWIVDHAADRVVIVNGTLLPLLVPLLPHLKSVEHVVVIGPGDLTALEGAGTARVHAYEELIAGKPTVYDWPRLDERQAAAMCYTSGTTGDPKGVVYSHRSIYLHSMQVNMAQSMALTDQDTSLIVVPQFHVNAWGLPHATFMTGVNMLMPDRFLQPGPLAEMIESERPSHAAAVPTIWQGLLAELTARPRDVSSLGQVTMGGSACPASLMKAFDELGMRVCQAWGMTETSPLGTVARPPAHASGPEEEFAYRLTQGRFPAGVEARLTGPDGTTLPWDGKSAGELEVRGPWITGSYYNGPDAEPMRPNDKFSEDGWLKTGDVGTLSADGFLTLTDRAKDVIKSGGEWISSVELENALMAHPDVVEAAVVAVPDEKWGERPLATVVLREGAVGDFETLRTFLAAEGNIARWQLPERWTILRTMPKTSVGKFDKKVLRRQYAEGEFDVTRI; encoded by the coding sequence ATGCAGGATGTACCGCTGCTGATCTCCAGGATCCTGATCCACGGATCGACGATCCACGGCAACTCCCAGGTCACCACGTGGACGGGTGAGGCCGAGCCGCACCGGCGCAGCTTCGCCGAGATCGGGGCCCGTGCCGCACGGCTCGCCCACGCCCTGCGCGAGGACCTGGGCGTGGTGGAGGGAGACCGGGTCGCCACTCTGGCCTGGAACAACGCCGAGCACGTCGAGACCTACTTCGCCGTCCCCTCCATGGGGGCGGTCCTGCACACCCTGAACCTCCGGCTCCCCCCGGAGCAGCTCGCCTGGATCGTCGACCACGCCGCCGACCGGGTGGTCATCGTCAACGGCACGCTGCTGCCCCTGCTGGTCCCGTTGCTGCCGCACCTGAAGTCGGTCGAGCACGTCGTGGTGATCGGACCCGGCGACCTCACGGCCCTCGAAGGCGCGGGCACGGCTCGGGTGCACGCCTACGAGGAGCTGATCGCCGGGAAGCCGACCGTGTACGACTGGCCCCGGCTGGACGAACGCCAGGCCGCCGCCATGTGCTACACCTCCGGGACCACCGGCGACCCCAAGGGCGTGGTCTACAGCCACCGTTCCATCTATCTGCACTCCATGCAGGTCAACATGGCGCAGTCGATGGCGCTGACGGACCAGGACACCTCCCTCATCGTGGTGCCGCAGTTCCACGTGAACGCGTGGGGCCTGCCGCACGCCACGTTCATGACCGGCGTCAACATGCTGATGCCGGACCGCTTCCTCCAGCCCGGACCGCTCGCCGAGATGATCGAGAGCGAGCGGCCGAGCCACGCCGCCGCCGTGCCCACCATCTGGCAGGGTCTCCTCGCCGAGCTGACCGCTCGCCCTCGGGACGTCTCCTCGCTCGGACAGGTCACCATGGGGGGCTCCGCCTGCCCGGCTTCGCTGATGAAGGCCTTCGACGAACTCGGCATGCGGGTCTGCCAGGCCTGGGGGATGACCGAGACGTCGCCGCTGGGCACGGTCGCCCGTCCTCCGGCCCACGCCTCGGGCCCCGAGGAGGAGTTCGCCTACCGCCTCACCCAGGGCCGCTTCCCGGCCGGTGTGGAGGCCCGGCTGACCGGCCCCGACGGCACGACGCTGCCCTGGGACGGCAAGTCGGCCGGCGAGCTGGAGGTGCGCGGTCCGTGGATCACCGGGTCGTACTACAACGGACCCGACGCGGAGCCGATGCGCCCGAACGACAAGTTCAGCGAGGACGGTTGGCTCAAGACCGGTGACGTCGGCACGCTCTCCGCCGACGGCTTCCTCACTCTCACCGACCGGGCCAAGGACGTCATCAAGTCCGGGGGCGAGTGGATCTCCTCCGTCGAGTTGGAGAACGCGCTCATGGCCCACCCGGATGTCGTCGAGGCGGCGGTCGTCGCCGTGCCCGACGAGAAGTGGGGAGAGCGCCCGTTGGCCACCGTCGTCCTGAGAGAGGGCGCCGTCGGTGATTTCGAGACACTGCGAACCTTCCTCGCCGCCGAGGGCAACATCGCCAGGTGGCAACTCCCCGAGCGGTGGACGATCCTTCGGACGATGCCGAAGACGAGCGTCGGCAAGTTCGACAAGAAGGTGCTGCGCCGGCAGTACGCGGAGGGAGAGTTCGACGTGACGCGGATCTGA
- a CDS encoding lipid-transfer protein, which produces MIGKAGTAIAGIGATEFSKASGRSELRLAAEAVRAALDDAGLRPADVDGMVTFTMDTSPEITVAQVVGMGELTFFSRVHYGGGAACATILQAAMAVATGAARVVVCYRAFNERSGRRFGSGVRGREPSAEGVAMGWTLPFGLLTPASWAAMAARRYLHRYGARPEAFGEVAVAARRYAATNPAAYFHGRPLTLREHRSSRWIVEPLRLLDCCQETDGGQALVVTSLERARDLRRPPVVVAAVAQGAGRAQEQMTGFYRGDPACPPEIPVVARRLWRDSGVRPEEVDVGILYDHFTPYVLMQAEGYGLCGPGEGPDLVTGGRLPINTHGGQLGEAYLHGMNGVAEAVRQLRGTAANQVPGARRALVTSGTGVPTSGMVLTADG; this is translated from the coding sequence GTGATCGGGAAGGCCGGGACGGCCATCGCCGGGATCGGTGCGACGGAGTTCTCCAAGGCGTCCGGGCGGAGCGAGTTGCGGCTGGCGGCGGAGGCGGTGCGAGCGGCGCTCGACGACGCGGGTCTGCGCCCCGCCGACGTGGACGGGATGGTCACCTTCACGATGGACACCAGCCCGGAGATCACCGTGGCGCAGGTCGTCGGGATGGGCGAGTTGACCTTCTTCTCCCGGGTCCACTACGGGGGTGGAGCGGCCTGCGCCACGATCCTGCAGGCGGCGATGGCGGTGGCGACCGGGGCCGCCCGGGTGGTGGTCTGCTACCGGGCCTTCAACGAGCGGTCCGGGCGCCGATTCGGGTCCGGTGTGCGGGGGCGGGAACCGTCCGCCGAGGGAGTCGCCATGGGGTGGACGCTGCCCTTCGGTCTGCTGACACCGGCGTCCTGGGCCGCCATGGCGGCGCGACGCTACCTGCACCGGTACGGGGCGAGGCCGGAGGCGTTCGGAGAGGTGGCGGTCGCGGCTCGTCGGTACGCGGCGACGAACCCGGCCGCGTACTTCCACGGAAGGCCGCTTACGCTCCGCGAACACCGCTCGTCCCGCTGGATCGTGGAACCGTTGCGCTTGCTGGACTGCTGCCAGGAGACCGACGGCGGACAGGCGTTGGTGGTCACTTCGCTGGAGAGGGCCCGTGACCTGCGGCGACCGCCCGTGGTGGTCGCCGCGGTGGCGCAGGGTGCGGGCCGCGCCCAGGAGCAGATGACCGGCTTCTACCGAGGCGACCCCGCCTGCCCCCCCGAGATACCGGTGGTGGCGCGTCGGTTGTGGCGGGACAGTGGTGTGCGGCCGGAGGAGGTGGACGTGGGCATCCTCTACGACCACTTCACGCCGTACGTGCTCATGCAGGCGGAGGGCTACGGTCTCTGCGGACCGGGTGAGGGCCCCGACCTGGTGACGGGGGGCCGGCTCCCGATCAACACGCACGGCGGTCAGTTGGGCGAGGCGTATCTCCACGGCATGAACGGAGTCGCGGAGGCGGTCCGACAGTTGCGGGGCACCGCGGCGAACCAGGTGCCGGGCGCGCGGCGGGCGTTGGTGACCTCGGGCACGGGCGTGCCGACGTCGGGGATGGTCCTGACGGCGGACGGATGA